Proteins from one Rhizoctonia solani chromosome 5, complete sequence genomic window:
- a CDS encoding Retrotransposable element Tf2 protein: MNSSNMLANIPEAIHMADYLAQKWKEAEATLQISKEKMVGREQEVLLTFEQGEEAWLNRTNIQLQTNSDKLDPKQLGLFKVIEKISSHACCLDLPPPMRIPNVFYVGLLSNIHKSPSQPFLEKPLPKTIKGEEYEVEQVPNSKRRENKWSYLVKWMGYGL, encoded by the coding sequence ATGAACTCATCAAACATGTTAGCCAACATCCCTGAGGCCATTCACATGGCTGACTACCTGGCTCAgaaatggaaggaagcagaagCTACCCTACAAATTTCCAAGGAGAAAATGGTAGGGAGAGAACAGGAAGTCCTGTTAACATTTGAACAAGGGGAAGAAGCTTGGTTAAACAGAACAAACATCCAGCTACAAACCAATTCAGATAAGTTAGACCCAAAGCAACTAGGTCTGTTCAAAGTCATTGAAAAGATCTCCAGTCATGCCTGCTGCTTAGATCTTCCCCCACCAATGAGAATCCCCAATGTGTTCTATGTGGGCCTATTATCCAACATCCATAAATCCCCCAGTCAACCATTTCTAGAAAAACCCCTGCCTAAAACAATAAAGGGGGAGGAGTATGAGGTTGAACAAGTCCCAAATTCAAAAAGAAGAGAAAACAAATGGTCCTACCTGGTGAAATGGATGGGTTATGGTCTGTAG
- a CDS encoding Retrotransposable element Tf2 protein: MDLELSPQVMIPESHFEALLAHTDTSLLDEIKETSQVDSSLDTNLAAISDPKSMAHSMAQKLKDYTVQHDLFLYQGRIVVPDKPEIKRQLPAHFHGSPASGHQGKAQTLELISCHYYWPAKRFQVNCYMKSCETC, encoded by the coding sequence ATGGATCTAGAGCTGTCTCCACAAGTCATGATCCCAGAATCTCATTTTGAGGCATTGTTGGCACACACTGACACCTCCCTGCTGGATGAGATCAAGGAAACATCTCAGGTGGATTCAAGCCTTGACACCAATCTAGCAGCCATCTCAGACCCAAAATCCATGGCCCACAGTATGGCACAGAAGCTCAAGGATTACACAGTTCAGCATGATCTATTTCTCTACCAAGGCAGAATAGTTGTGCCTGACAAACCTGAGATTAAGCGGCAGCTGCCAGCTCACTTCCATGGTTCCCCTGCTTCTGGACACCAAGGAAAAGCACAAACACTAGAGCTGATCAGCTGccattactactggccagccAAGAGGTTTCAGGTCAATTGCTACATGAAATCCTGTGAAACCTGTTAG